One Cucurbita pepo subsp. pepo cultivar mu-cu-16 chromosome LG07, ASM280686v2, whole genome shotgun sequence genomic region harbors:
- the LOC111798250 gene encoding cyclin-P3-1-like codes for MNIRKMADSDIDFLAETDSPLGLGESGKPIPSSPRVLSILSSVFERSIQKNEKLLKKLKTKDNVTVFHGSRAPTMGIGQYIDRISKYTCCGTPCLVVAYIYIERYLQKMDAYLTSLNVHRLLITSIMVAAKFNDAGCHNNTFFAKVGGVSTKEMNRMEIEFLSNLDFRLHVTADAFRAHCLQLQKEGFGENPIDHRPVNRTRAKCLPQIAGYTCRAV; via the exons ATGAACATAAGAAAAATGGCAGACAGTGACATTGATTTTCTAGCAGAAACAGATTCACCTCTTGGACTGGGTGAATCTGGGAAGCCTATACCGAGCTCACCTCGAGTGTTGTCGATTCTTTCCTCTGTTTTCGAGAGGTCgattcagaaaaatgaaaagttattgaaaaaactcaaaacGAAAGACAACGTTACGGTTTTCCATGGTTCCCGAGCACCGACCATGGGCATTGGACAATATATTGATCGTATCTCGAAGTATACATGTTGTGGCACTCCTTGCTTAGTTGTTGCCTACATATACATTGAAAGATATCTTCAAAAGATGGATGCTTACCTTACTTCTTTGAACGTCCATCGCCTTCTGATCACCAGCATCATGGTTGCAGCGAAATTTAACGATGCCGG GTGCCATAACAACACTTTCTTTGCCAAAGTAGGAGGAGTGAGCACAAAAGAAATGAACAGAATGGAGATAGAATTTCTGTCCAATTTGGACTTCAGACTTCATGTCACTGCAGATGCTTTCAGAGCTCATTGTTTGCAGCTCCAAAAGGAAGGTTTTGGGGAGAACCCGATCGATCATCGACCCGTTAACAGAACTCGAGCTAAATGTTTACCTCAAATTGCAGGCTATACTTGCAGAGCCGTTTAA
- the LOC111798174 gene encoding mitogen-activated protein kinase kinase kinase NPK1-like produces MQDIFASVRRSLVFRAPVENEDSHSPAIGVGALVDKINSSIRKSRVFSRHSPSSSAYHPILKETEPPIRWRKGELIGCGAFGRVYMGMNLGSGELLAVKQVLIAANGASKEKAQAHVKELEEEVKLLKDLSHPNIVRYLGTVSEDDSVNILLEFVPGGSISSLLGKFGAFPEAVIRTYTKQLLLGLEYLHKNGIMHRDIKGANILVDNKGCIKLADFGASKQVVELATISGAKSMKGTPYWMAPEVILQTGHSFSADIWSVGCTVIEMATGKPPWSQQYQEVAALFHIGTTKSHPPIPEQLSVEAKDFLLKCLQKEPNLRPAASELLKHPFVTGEDPESLLVSRDACTEPLDTHSLLYTPDLEMSKTPTHPGSSDICNLDSLSCSKLYTANKLENDTWGTNNSDNEMCQIDDNDDFMLDEVKLRSSMTSGNFKSYNPICEPSDDEDCKFDQSSVVKQGSDLDEQTLAPGSCSEVFDDDQNFSFPSGRSLSEDEDELTESKIKAFLDKKALELKKLQSPLYEEFYNNSLNASCSPVFVESKQDETTPKYLKLPPKSRSPSRSPGHLSPAFDAFGTGTPGSDSSSRGNANDQRSQLNDWKGLLVDGQPEAGSPSSKHYSEIQRKWKEELDQELERKREMMRQAGTGGKTSSPKDKAIGRPREKTRFASPFRDDASGAGRENRKNSSPEEVRKD; encoded by the exons ATGCAAGATATCTTTGCTTCTGTTCGCCGATCATTG GTGTTTCGTGCTCCTGTTGAGAATGAGGATTCGCATTCCCCGGCAATTGGAGTTGGAGCCCTAGTTGATAAGATTAACTCCAGTATTAGGAAGTCCAGAGTGTTTTCTAGACACTCGCCATCGTCGTCGGCTTATCATCCGATTCTCAAGGAAACTGAGCCTCCGATTCGATGGCGCAAGGGCGAGTTGATTGGCTGCGGCGCCTTTGGTCGGGTGTATATGGGCATGAATCTTGGCTCTGGCGAGCTTCTCGCTGTTAAACAG GTTCTGATTGCTGCAAATGGCGCTTCGAAGGAGAAAGCGCAG GCTCATGTTAAGGAGCTTGAGGAAGAAGTGAAACTTCTAAAGGATCTTTCTCATCCAAATATTGTT AGATACTTGGGCACGGTTAGTGAGGATGATTctgtaaatatattattggaATTTGTCCCTGGTGGATCAATATCATCACTTTTGGGGAAATTTGGAGCCTTCCCTGAAGCA GTTATAAGAACATATACCAAACAGTTATTACTGGGACTGGAATACTTGCACAAGAATGGTATCATGCACAGGGACATTAAG GGGGCGAATATTCTTGTAGATAACAAGGGATGCATTAAGCTTGCTGATTTTGGTGCATCAAAACAGGTTGTCGAGCTG GCTACAATTTCAGGTGCAAAGTCTATGAAGGGTACTCCATATTGGATGGCTCCTGAAGTAATTCTGCAGACTGGGCATAGTTT CTCTGCGGATATATGGAGTGTTGGATGCACTGTTATTGAGATGGCTACAGGAAAGCCTCCTTGGAGCCAACAGTATCAAGAG GTTGCTGCTCTTTTTCATATTGGCACAACAAAGTCTCATCCACCAATCCCTGAGCAGCTTTCAGTTGAAGCTAAAGATTTTCTGTTGAAATGTTTACAGAA GGAACCCAACTTAAGACCAGCTGCATCTGAACTCCTGAAG CATCCTTTTGTTACTGGGGAGGACCCAGAATCTCTACTTGTATCACGTGATGCATGCACG GAGCCCTTGGATACCCATTCACTTTTATATACTCCCGACCTTGAAATGAG CAAAACTCCAACGCATCCTGGATCAAGTGATATTTGTAATTTGGATAGTCTGAGCTGCTCAAAACTATACACCGCAAACAAACTAGAAAATGATACGTGGGGAACAAACAACAGTGATAATGAAATGTGTCAGATTGATGACAATGATGATTTTATGTTAGATGAAGTAAAACTCAGGTCTTCTATGACATCTGGGAATTTCAAG AGTTATAACCCAATCTGTGAGCCGTCGGATGATGAGGACTGCAAATTTGATCAAAGTTCAGTAGTAAAGCAAGGAAGCGATTTAGATGAGCAAACTCTAGCACCTGGCAGCTGTTCTGAAGTTTTTGATGATGACCAAAACTTCTCATTTCCTAGTGGACGATCACTTTCTGAAGATGAGGATGAGCTTACTGAATCAAAAATTAAAGCATTCTTGGATAAGAAG GCTCTTGAATTGAAGAAACTGCAGTCACCACTATATGAGGAGTTTTACAATAATAGTTTGAATGCATCCTGCTCTCCAGTTTTTGTAGAGAGTAAACAAGATGAAACTACTCCTAAATACTTGAAATTGCCCCCAAAAAGTCGGTCACCAAGTCGAAGTCCCGGTCATCTATCCCCAGCATTCGATGCCTTTGGCACTGGGACTCCAGGGAGTGATAGCAGCAGCAGGGGTAATGCAAATGATCAGAGGTCACAACTCAATGATTGGAAAGGACTTCTAGTTGATGGTCAGCCCGAAGCTGGTAGTCCGAG CAGTAAACACTATTCTGAAATACAGAGGAAGTGGAAAGAAGAGCTTGATCAAGAGCTCGAGAGGAAACGAg AGATGATGCGTCAAGCTGGCACGGGAGGCAAAACGTCATCTCCAAAGGATAAAGCCATCGGCAGGCCGAGAGAGAAAACACGATTTGCATCTCCATTCCG GGATGACGCGTCGGGTGCGGGGAGGGAAAACAGGAAAAATTCATCTCCCGAGGAAGTGAGGAAAGATTAG